One Porphyromonas pogonae genomic region harbors:
- a CDS encoding lipoprotein N-acyltransferase Lnb domain-containing protein encodes MLLISLMHPYLPLKAQDRYAFPDKLDSAAVMSIVVASPIEDEVYTVYGHAGFRVNDPVQHIDVIFNYGIFAFNSDFTVRFIKGKTDYAVVPIEASYYMNEYLGRGSDVTELVLNMSAIEKQKAWEYLLWNIRPENSVYRYNFFYDNCSTRPVSIFSESCGGHLKFPNIKTVTWRYLINRAERNKPWMVLGTDLALGSKTDASASVQEQLFLPSKIIEYLPQASLVYKNGDTKPAVLSVRKMPYIIPAQPYTYGAFLSFLIHPLTVFSLLLVITFVISLMAWRRRKLYRIYDCIIFACAGLAGLLLFYLAFISEHPFTSPNYNLVVLHPLHLLLGVPLMLFKRLKKWGYYYHFVNFVVLSLFALLAIFLPQNFNAAMILVGGTLWIISVKWLMIQRKQDK; translated from the coding sequence TTGTTACTGATAAGCCTGATGCATCCTTACTTGCCTCTCAAGGCTCAGGACAGGTATGCATTTCCTGATAAGTTGGATTCCGCTGCAGTGATGAGTATTGTTGTGGCATCACCTATTGAGGACGAAGTATATACCGTATACGGACATGCGGGGTTTCGTGTCAATGATCCGGTGCAACACATTGATGTTATTTTCAATTACGGGATATTTGCTTTTAATTCGGATTTTACGGTGAGGTTTATCAAAGGTAAGACTGATTATGCCGTAGTTCCCATAGAGGCTTCATATTACATGAATGAATATCTCGGACGCGGAAGTGATGTTACTGAGCTTGTTCTCAACATGTCTGCGATAGAAAAGCAGAAGGCTTGGGAGTATCTGCTATGGAATATCAGACCCGAAAACAGTGTATATCGCTATAATTTCTTTTATGACAACTGTTCTACACGTCCTGTGTCAATATTTAGCGAGAGCTGTGGCGGACATCTAAAATTCCCGAACATCAAAACTGTAACATGGCGCTATCTTATCAATAGAGCAGAGCGTAATAAGCCTTGGATGGTTTTGGGGACCGATTTGGCTTTGGGCTCTAAGACTGATGCCTCGGCCTCTGTTCAGGAGCAACTCTTTTTACCGTCCAAGATAATAGAGTACCTGCCTCAAGCATCTCTTGTATACAAAAATGGAGATACCAAGCCGGCCGTCTTGTCGGTCAGAAAAATGCCCTACATTATTCCTGCTCAACCATATACTTACGGTGCATTCCTTTCATTCCTTATACATCCTCTCACCGTCTTTTCGCTATTGCTAGTCATCACTTTTGTGATATCGCTTATGGCATGGCGGAGAAGGAAGCTGTACCGTATTTATGACTGCATTATATTTGCTTGTGCAGGTCTTGCAGGCCTTCTTCTCTTTTATCTGGCCTTTATCTCTGAGCATCCTTTTACTTCGCCCAATTATAATCTGGTTGTTTTACATCCCTTACATCTCTTGCTTGGTGTGCCTTTAATGTTATTCAAGAGATTAAAAAAGTGGGGATATTATTATCATTTTGTTAACTTTGTAGTCCTAAGTCTATTTGCTCTTCTTGCTATTTTCCTGCCTCAAAACTTTAATGCGGCAATGATACTTGTAGGAGGGACTTTATGGATCATATCAGTCAAGTGGCTGATGATACAACGTAAACAAGATAAATAA
- a CDS encoding fructose-1,6-bisphosphatase: protein MNATDAELKYLTLLSDKFPTAAEAATEIMNLEAILSLPKGTEHFLADIHGEYEAFIHVLKNASGTIKRKVNELFGGKIRAQERCELCTLIYYPKESIDLVKSKDESMDDWYMVTINQLIKVCQKVAEKYTRSKVRKALPPKYSYIIQELLHEDGLNKNKSAYLQSIFRSIIETGQAEDFVIAISETIQRLAIDHLHVVGDIYDRGPGAHIIMDKLISYHTFDIQWGNHDILWMGAAVGNAACMANVVRIALRYANLDTLENGYGINLLPLGKFAMETYADDPCERFRPKLSEESRAFYDDKSVYLIGQMHKAISIIQFKLEHQIIQRHPEYKMNNRDILHGWNAADATIVLPDGKAYPTLDNYLPTVDPNDPYAFTEGEQRIVERLMQSFLQSEKLQKHVDFLYRSGSMYLCYNYNLLFHASIPLNEDRSFKDVTVGKKKYKGRALLDKVEEWIRAAHLDKKQGLVDTDQIDFMWYLWCGPDSPLFDKSMMTTFERYFIEDKDTHTEKKGFYYVYRTEQEVCEKILSEFGLEGPDTHIINGHVPVKASKGEKPISAGGKLMLIDGGFSKAYQASTGIAGYTLIFNSEGLHLVKHEPFSSTHEAIKYMEDIESVTVVREFSSHRMLVRDTDKGKQLTEQVNDLKKLLTAYRYGAIKEKDL, encoded by the coding sequence ATGAATGCAACCGATGCGGAACTCAAATATTTGACATTGCTGTCTGATAAGTTCCCTACAGCGGCGGAAGCTGCTACTGAAATAATGAATTTAGAGGCAATATTGAGTTTGCCCAAAGGGACAGAGCATTTTCTTGCCGATATACACGGCGAATACGAGGCTTTTATACATGTGCTTAAAAATGCTTCAGGAACCATAAAAAGAAAGGTCAACGAGCTGTTCGGAGGTAAAATACGAGCGCAGGAGAGGTGTGAGCTATGCACTCTTATTTATTACCCCAAGGAAAGTATTGACTTAGTCAAGAGTAAAGATGAATCTATGGATGACTGGTACATGGTTACCATAAACCAGCTGATCAAAGTATGCCAAAAAGTAGCTGAAAAATACACGCGCTCCAAGGTGCGCAAGGCTTTACCCCCAAAATATAGTTATATCATACAGGAATTATTGCATGAGGATGGACTGAATAAAAATAAATCCGCATATCTGCAAAGTATATTCCGTTCTATTATCGAGACCGGTCAAGCAGAGGACTTCGTTATAGCTATTTCTGAGACAATACAGCGCCTGGCTATCGATCATCTGCATGTTGTAGGAGATATTTATGATAGAGGGCCCGGAGCTCATATCATTATGGATAAATTGATTAGCTATCACACTTTTGACATCCAATGGGGCAATCATGACATATTGTGGATGGGTGCAGCAGTGGGCAACGCAGCCTGCATGGCCAATGTAGTGAGGATAGCTCTGCGCTATGCCAATCTGGATACACTGGAAAACGGTTACGGTATCAATTTATTGCCATTGGGCAAATTCGCCATGGAGACGTATGCCGATGATCCGTGCGAGCGCTTCAGACCGAAGCTCAGCGAAGAGTCCCGTGCTTTTTATGATGATAAGAGTGTTTATCTTATAGGTCAGATGCACAAGGCTATTTCTATCATACAGTTCAAACTCGAACATCAGATAATCCAACGTCATCCCGAATACAAAATGAATAATAGGGATATCTTGCATGGTTGGAATGCTGCTGATGCTACTATTGTTTTGCCTGACGGCAAAGCTTATCCTACGCTTGATAATTATTTACCTACTGTTGATCCCAATGATCCTTATGCATTCACAGAGGGTGAGCAGAGGATTGTGGAGCGACTGATGCAATCATTTCTACAAAGTGAAAAGTTGCAGAAACATGTCGACTTTTTGTACCGTAGCGGTAGTATGTATCTTTGCTACAATTATAATCTGCTGTTCCATGCATCAATCCCTCTGAACGAAGACAGATCCTTTAAGGATGTAACAGTGGGAAAGAAAAAATATAAAGGCCGAGCTTTGCTTGATAAGGTAGAGGAGTGGATACGTGCTGCTCATTTGGACAAAAAGCAAGGGCTTGTCGATACCGATCAAATAGATTTTATGTGGTATTTGTGGTGTGGCCCTGATTCCCCCTTGTTTGATAAGTCAATGATGACTACCTTTGAGCGGTATTTTATAGAGGACAAGGATACTCATACGGAGAAGAAGGGTTTCTACTATGTGTATCGTACGGAGCAGGAGGTGTGCGAGAAGATATTGAGCGAGTTTGGGCTTGAGGGACCCGACACTCACATCATCAATGGGCATGTGCCCGTGAAAGCATCCAAAGGAGAAAAGCCTATTTCTGCCGGTGGTAAGTTGATGCTTATAGACGGTGGGTTTAGCAAAGCATATCAGGCAAGTACCGGTATAGCAGGATATACCCTGATATTTAACTCTGAAGGGTTGCATTTGGTGAAGCATGAGCCTTTCAGTTCTACCCATGAAGCTATAAAATACATGGAGGATATTGAAAGCGTTACAGTGGTGAGGGAGTTTAGCTCGCATAGGATGCTGGTGAGAGATACCGACAAGGGTAAACAGCTTACCGAGCAGGTCAATGACTTGAAAAAACTCCTTACAGCTTATCGCTACGGAGCCATTAAAGAGAAAGACTTATAA
- a CDS encoding nucleoside deaminase: MEFQHKEDKRFMGLALEEAQEAYKTGEIPIGAVITCKGQVIARAYNRVEALNDPTAHAEILAITAATTALGAKYLKDCTIYITIEPCTMCAGALRWAQIGRIVYGALEPKLGYSTFAPTIIHPKTLITHGVLEKECRELMISFFKERR; the protein is encoded by the coding sequence TTGGAATTTCAACATAAAGAAGACAAACGATTTATGGGACTGGCTCTTGAGGAAGCTCAAGAAGCATACAAGACAGGAGAAATACCCATAGGAGCAGTAATTACATGCAAGGGACAAGTCATAGCCAGAGCTTATAATCGAGTAGAGGCACTCAACGACCCCACAGCACATGCTGAGATACTTGCTATTACGGCTGCAACCACAGCCTTGGGAGCCAAATACCTCAAAGACTGCACCATTTATATTACCATAGAACCCTGCACGATGTGTGCCGGAGCTTTACGATGGGCGCAGATAGGCCGCATCGTATACGGGGCTTTGGAACCGAAATTGGGTTACAGCACATTCGCTCCTACCATCATTCACCCCAAAACCCTAATCACTCACGGTGTATTGGAAAAAGAATGCAGAGAATTGATGATAAGTTTTTTTAAAGAACGGAGATGA
- a CDS encoding ribonuclease Z: MNTFTLSILGCGSALPTTQHMPSAQALEIRGKLYLIDCGEGTQNQIRRYKLHFGRIHSIFISHLHGDHCFGLPGLISTLGLLGRKGDLNIYGPQGIKEFLEPILSMFCERMDYKVNIITLTEQGKHPVFEDRSIKVYAFPLKHRIPTYGYLFEEKCVGLHLDKPSADFYNVPIAAYKNILAGEDYITPEGEVIPNKRLTKEGACPMRYAYCSDTAFLPGLAEVINGVDLLYHEATFKNTEAARAKATYHSTAEQAAQIAKLCNVKNLLIGHYSARYIGCGDLLKEARAVFPQTTSADEGMVIDFRKLVTKSTCH, from the coding sequence ATGAACACTTTTACATTGAGTATATTAGGCTGTGGATCAGCTTTACCCACCACGCAGCATATGCCATCGGCTCAAGCTCTGGAAATCAGAGGCAAGCTATATCTTATTGATTGTGGTGAAGGCACTCAGAATCAAATAAGAAGATACAAACTACACTTCGGACGTATCCATTCGATCTTCATCTCTCATCTCCATGGCGATCATTGCTTCGGATTGCCCGGACTTATATCTACCCTGGGGCTACTGGGCAGAAAAGGTGACTTGAATATATATGGACCTCAAGGCATAAAAGAGTTTCTCGAGCCTATCCTAAGCATGTTTTGTGAGAGAATGGATTACAAAGTAAATATCATTACACTCACAGAGCAAGGCAAACATCCGGTGTTTGAGGATCGCTCCATCAAGGTATATGCCTTTCCTCTCAAACACAGGATACCCACCTATGGGTATTTGTTCGAAGAAAAATGTGTGGGACTGCACCTCGATAAACCGTCGGCTGATTTTTATAATGTACCCATTGCCGCATATAAGAATATCCTGGCGGGAGAAGACTACATTACTCCCGAGGGGGAGGTTATACCCAATAAAAGACTGACCAAAGAAGGTGCTTGCCCTATGCGCTATGCATACTGCTCCGATACGGCTTTCCTACCGGGGCTGGCAGAAGTAATAAACGGAGTGGACCTCTTGTACCACGAAGCCACCTTCAAAAATACTGAAGCGGCACGAGCCAAAGCAACTTACCATAGCACTGCCGAACAAGCAGCACAAATAGCTAAGTTATGTAATGTAAAGAACCTACTGATAGGACATTATTCTGCAAGATATATAGGTTGTGGAGACCTTCTCAAAGAAGCTAGGGCCGTATTTCCCCAAACAACATCTGCTGATGAGGGCATGGTGATAGATTTCAGGAAGCTTGTAACTAAAAGCACTTGCCATTGA
- a CDS encoding RelA/SpoT family protein, which produces MFTEREKYKVFGCVKELLPTLKEVVVQDRLRSIRETMLGLIEAKCFDRDDNGFNGFVRQMEVARIAVKEMGLDADSVLAVLFYRPVYKEFMTLSEVEALAGENAVRLIQLLIKTSELYMRAKSVNSENFHNLLLSIAEDMRVVLLIIADRLYLLRNAKQLHTDELRTSLAVEVSFLYAPIAHRLGLYTIKGEMEDLCLKYTDRKTFDYIKRKLGETKNSREAYIKSFITPVRARINKDMPHVNFEIKGRTKSISSIRNKLKKQSFEDIYDLFAIRIILDVPLNEERHHCWHVYSIITDMFMPNPERLKDWISIPKSNGYESLHITVMGPQNKWVEVQIRTRRMDEIAEMGLAAHWKYKGIKSETGLDEFLTSVRETLEEVRHNAPGDKGSILESSLLTLKTQEIYVFTPQGAVIKLPSGATVLDFAFTIHSRVGAQAVSAKVNGKNVSIKQQLHNGDSVEVITNAQQTPKADWLNIVVSTKARSKIRQILRAEEEAGISVAKELINRRIKNRKLQYNEALFLRLTKKLGYKTLSEFYNDISHDKLDVQLFMEQYEVELKKEAEYRESQAAASAHRSADTFVDVVTEPNDSDSSKSSASDILVLDQGLTGVEYSLAQCCHPIYGDQVFGFVSNKGIKIHRTDCPNAPDMFSRFGNRIIQARWSGKGNEGYRVSLEIVGRDDLAVVTNITSLLKKENNTKLRGFSIDSADSLFKGIFTVEVNGREALSNIIRKLRSVVGVKSVERL; this is translated from the coding sequence ATGTTTACAGAGCGCGAAAAGTATAAAGTGTTTGGTTGCGTAAAAGAACTTTTACCAACACTCAAAGAGGTTGTTGTGCAGGACAGACTGAGGTCTATCCGTGAGACCATGTTGGGTTTGATTGAGGCTAAATGTTTTGATCGTGACGACAACGGCTTCAATGGCTTTGTAAGGCAAATGGAGGTTGCGCGTATAGCCGTAAAGGAGATGGGGCTTGATGCAGACTCTGTATTGGCTGTACTGTTTTACAGACCCGTATATAAGGAGTTTATGACTCTCTCCGAAGTAGAAGCTCTGGCGGGAGAGAATGCTGTACGTCTGATACAGCTACTAATCAAGACATCCGAGCTTTACATGCGAGCCAAATCTGTAAACTCTGAGAACTTCCACAATCTACTTCTCTCTATTGCCGAGGATATGAGAGTGGTGTTACTTATTATAGCTGATAGACTTTATCTCCTGCGCAATGCCAAGCAACTACATACTGATGAGTTGAGGACATCTTTGGCAGTGGAGGTTTCTTTTTTGTATGCACCCATCGCACATAGGTTGGGTTTGTATACGATCAAGGGAGAAATGGAAGATTTGTGTCTCAAGTACACAGATAGAAAAACATTTGACTACATCAAACGTAAGCTGGGTGAGACTAAAAACTCACGGGAAGCGTATATCAAATCTTTTATCACCCCCGTGCGCGCACGCATCAATAAAGATATGCCCCATGTGAATTTTGAAATCAAAGGGCGCACCAAGTCGATAAGTTCCATTCGTAATAAACTGAAGAAACAGTCGTTCGAGGATATATATGATCTTTTTGCCATCCGTATTATTTTAGATGTTCCTCTGAATGAAGAGCGGCATCACTGCTGGCATGTATATTCTATCATTACAGATATGTTTATGCCCAATCCTGAACGTCTCAAAGACTGGATATCCATCCCTAAAAGTAATGGATATGAATCCCTGCATATCACGGTCATGGGGCCACAGAATAAATGGGTGGAGGTACAGATACGTACCCGCCGTATGGATGAAATTGCTGAGATGGGACTAGCTGCTCACTGGAAATACAAAGGGATCAAGAGCGAAACAGGATTGGATGAGTTCCTTACATCTGTACGTGAGACGCTGGAGGAAGTTCGGCACAATGCTCCCGGTGATAAGGGATCTATACTCGAAAGCTCTTTGCTAACCCTGAAAACTCAGGAGATATATGTATTTACCCCCCAAGGTGCTGTGATAAAATTACCCAGTGGTGCTACTGTACTTGACTTTGCGTTTACTATTCATAGTCGAGTGGGAGCACAAGCGGTGTCAGCAAAGGTCAATGGAAAGAATGTTTCTATCAAGCAGCAACTGCACAATGGAGACTCGGTCGAGGTTATTACTAATGCCCAACAAACGCCTAAGGCCGACTGGCTCAATATCGTAGTAAGTACCAAAGCCAGATCGAAGATCAGGCAAATCCTGCGAGCAGAGGAGGAAGCCGGCATCAGTGTGGCCAAAGAGCTAATAAACAGGCGTATCAAGAACAGAAAGCTTCAGTACAACGAAGCCCTGTTTCTCCGTCTCACCAAAAAGCTGGGGTACAAAACTCTCTCAGAGTTTTATAATGATATCTCCCATGATAAGTTGGATGTACAGCTTTTTATGGAGCAGTATGAGGTCGAGCTCAAGAAAGAGGCGGAATACAGGGAGTCTCAGGCGGCAGCATCAGCTCATAGGAGTGCTGATACATTTGTAGATGTCGTGACTGAGCCCAATGATAGCGATAGCAGTAAATCCTCTGCTTCCGATATTTTGGTTCTTGATCAAGGGCTTACGGGAGTGGAGTATAGCTTGGCTCAGTGCTGTCATCCTATCTATGGTGATCAGGTTTTCGGATTTGTCTCTAATAAAGGAATCAAGATACATCGCACCGACTGCCCTAATGCTCCGGATATGTTTTCACGTTTTGGCAATCGTATTATACAAGCCCGGTGGAGCGGTAAAGGCAATGAGGGGTACAGGGTGAGCCTTGAGATTGTGGGGCGTGACGACTTAGCCGTTGTGACCAATATAACCTCATTGCTCAAAAAAGAAAACAATACTAAATTACGGGGCTTTTCCATCGACTCTGCTGATAGTTTGTTCAAAGGCATATTTACCGTGGAGGTAAATGGCAGAGAGGCACTATCTAATATTATACGTAAACTTCGCAGCGTTGTGGGTGTTAAAAGTGTAGAGCGTTTATAA
- a CDS encoding C40 family peptidase, whose amino-acid sequence MGSYSDFEKEPPVSKNKNTASSSLSDDVKAMVDNVIQYGEKFLGKPYGYRGPSKWRMDCSGYVSHLFSKFGVSLPHSSGSLSNISEPIKDPQPGDLLFFKGRNSRSSRVGHVAIVVENNNGRIVMMHSTNNRGIIKETLNNSEYFSKRYLHAGRLPQLNSLQKQSNGFDSKADINSKAFTQQPEDLFMPSIIPSFEKYSTTL is encoded by the coding sequence ATGGGCAGTTATAGCGACTTCGAAAAAGAACCTCCGGTATCTAAAAACAAGAATACCGCCTCTTCTTCTCTGAGTGACGATGTAAAAGCGATGGTAGACAATGTAATACAATATGGCGAGAAATTTTTGGGAAAGCCATATGGTTATAGAGGTCCATCGAAATGGAGAATGGATTGCTCAGGATACGTATCACATTTATTTAGCAAGTTCGGTGTCAGTCTGCCTCATTCGTCAGGTAGTCTCAGTAATATATCCGAACCCATCAAAGATCCCCAACCCGGAGATTTGCTATTTTTCAAGGGCCGTAATTCCAGAAGCAGCAGAGTAGGGCATGTGGCTATTGTGGTAGAGAACAACAATGGTCGCATTGTTATGATGCACAGCACTAATAATCGCGGCATTATCAAAGAAACTCTCAATAACAGCGAATACTTCTCCAAAAGGTATCTCCATGCGGGAAGATTGCCTCAACTCAATTCTTTGCAAAAGCAATCCAATGGTTTTGATAGTAAGGCTGATATAAACAGCAAGGCCTTTACTCAGCAACCTGAGGATCTCTTTATGCCGTCTATTATCCCGAGTTTTGAAAAGTATTCTACTACCCTGTAG
- a CDS encoding transglycosylase domain-containing protein encodes MKPHSKQIIRILWIIFFGAWGLIFVLFSLISLGVIGYMPAVEQLQNPIDKYASQLISAEGDPLGSYAQSGDNRVYVAYEDISPNVINALIATEDVRFRQHSGIDFRSLLRAFVKRGILRQSNAGGGSTITQQLAKQLYSPPVNNILARLFQKPIEWVIASKLERFYTKEEILSMYLNKFDFLYNAVGIKSAAYTYYGKTPAQLTLDESAMLVGMCKNPSLFNPVLHKDTDRPKMRRNVVFQQMEKAGILSDAEVSSLSALPLKINFHRISHKDGLAPYFREYLRKILMADKPSKSNYASWQMQQFHDDSLAWETNPIYGWCKKHKKADGSNYNIYTDGLKIYTTISIPMQKYAEEAMTKHMTEVLQPAFDREMKGNKYAPFSNDLTTTDREKIILKAMKQSDRWRVSKEAGMSEREILTSFRKKTKMQVWSWHGTVDTVMTPMDSVKYMKSFLRSGFVAMNPANGHVLAYVGGIDFNAFQYDMVSTGRRQTGSIIKPFLYSLSMIEGITPCDMMMHVQQVLYTEAGKPWAPKNSNNKLIGEMVSIQWGLQNSDNWVTAYLMSRTSPYTFVRLLRSYGLQGPMDAEPSICLGTPDATVGEMVSGYTTFVNKGIRVAPLPITHIEDQYGNVVANFTPQMTEVLPQDATLKMLYMLQSVVNGGTASRLKYRYNLDMPLGGKTGTTQNNSDAWFIGFTPKIVAGCWVGGEERSIRFRSMNVGQGAAAALPIFAEFIKHVYANPKLGYNKKDAFDIPPGFSPCGGLDSGDIVTIPADTTQTFDEIIE; translated from the coding sequence ATGAAACCGCATAGTAAACAGATCATCCGCATTTTGTGGATTATATTTTTTGGAGCTTGGGGACTAATATTTGTGCTGTTCTCCTTGATCTCATTAGGTGTTATAGGCTATATGCCGGCTGTGGAGCAGCTGCAAAACCCCATTGACAAATATGCCTCACAGCTCATCTCTGCCGAGGGAGATCCTTTGGGGTCATATGCCCAAAGTGGGGACAACCGCGTATATGTGGCATACGAAGACATCTCTCCCAATGTAATCAATGCATTGATCGCTACCGAGGACGTTCGTTTCCGCCAACATTCGGGCATTGACTTCAGGAGCTTGCTTAGAGCTTTTGTAAAACGAGGAATCTTGAGACAATCCAATGCAGGAGGTGGCAGTACCATCACGCAGCAGCTCGCCAAGCAGTTGTACTCGCCCCCGGTGAATAACATATTGGCTCGTTTGTTCCAGAAACCTATAGAGTGGGTGATAGCCTCCAAACTTGAGCGGTTTTATACCAAAGAAGAGATATTGTCAATGTACCTCAATAAATTTGACTTTCTCTATAATGCCGTGGGAATAAAATCGGCAGCGTATACTTATTACGGCAAAACTCCTGCGCAGCTTACGCTCGACGAGTCCGCCATGCTGGTAGGTATGTGTAAGAACCCCTCATTATTCAATCCTGTATTGCACAAAGATACAGACAGGCCTAAAATGAGGCGTAATGTCGTATTCCAACAAATGGAAAAAGCGGGAATACTCTCAGATGCAGAGGTAAGTTCGTTATCCGCATTACCGCTCAAAATAAACTTTCATCGCATTAGTCATAAAGACGGTTTGGCTCCTTACTTCCGTGAGTATCTTCGCAAGATATTGATGGCAGATAAGCCCAGTAAGTCCAATTATGCTTCTTGGCAAATGCAACAATTCCATGATGACAGTCTGGCTTGGGAAACCAATCCTATCTATGGTTGGTGCAAAAAGCATAAGAAAGCTGATGGTAGCAATTACAACATTTACACCGATGGGTTGAAGATTTATACCACCATTTCAATACCTATGCAGAAATACGCTGAGGAAGCTATGACCAAACATATGACCGAAGTGTTACAGCCTGCATTTGACAGGGAGATGAAAGGTAATAAATACGCACCGTTCTCCAATGATCTTACTACCACAGATCGTGAGAAGATAATTCTCAAAGCTATGAAGCAATCGGATCGATGGCGTGTGAGTAAAGAGGCCGGTATGTCCGAAAGAGAGATATTGACATCTTTTAGGAAGAAAACCAAGATGCAGGTATGGAGTTGGCATGGTACTGTAGATACAGTGATGACACCCATGGATTCTGTGAAGTATATGAAGAGTTTCTTGCGTAGTGGATTTGTTGCTATGAACCCTGCCAATGGTCATGTATTGGCTTATGTGGGTGGTATTGACTTCAATGCTTTTCAGTATGATATGGTATCTACGGGGCGCAGACAGACGGGATCTATAATAAAACCGTTCCTTTATTCTTTATCTATGATTGAGGGGATAACGCCTTGTGATATGATGATGCATGTGCAGCAGGTACTGTATACAGAGGCAGGTAAGCCATGGGCTCCCAAAAACTCTAATAATAAACTCATTGGAGAGATGGTGTCGATACAATGGGGTTTGCAAAACTCCGATAACTGGGTTACGGCTTATCTGATGTCTCGTACCTCACCTTATACCTTTGTGAGACTACTTAGAAGCTATGGTTTACAAGGCCCTATGGATGCCGAGCCATCTATTTGTCTGGGTACACCGGATGCTACCGTAGGTGAAATGGTGAGTGGGTATACCACCTTTGTAAATAAAGGTATCCGCGTTGCGCCATTACCTATTACGCATATTGAAGATCAGTATGGCAATGTTGTTGCCAATTTTACACCGCAGATGACAGAGGTACTTCCCCAGGACGCTACATTGAAAATGCTATATATGCTTCAGAGTGTGGTCAACGGAGGTACTGCCAGCCGACTCAAATACAGATACAATCTGGATATGCCACTGGGTGGTAAGACCGGTACTACACAGAATAATAGTGATGCTTGGTTTATAGGTTTTACACCCAAAATTGTTGCAGGCTGTTGGGTGGGAGGTGAAGAGCGCAGTATACGTTTCCGTTCCATGAACGTAGGACAGGGGGCCGCTGCTGCTTTACCTATTTTTGCTGAGTTTATCAAACATGTTTATGCCAATCCTAAACTGGGGTATAACAAGAAGGATGCATTCGATATTCCACCGGGATTCTCTCCTTGCGGAGGACTTGATTCAGGTGATATTGTGACTATTCCCGCAGATACTACTCAGACGTTTGATGAAATTATAGAGTAA